A single genomic interval of Meles meles chromosome 9, mMelMel3.1 paternal haplotype, whole genome shotgun sequence harbors:
- the STAT4 gene encoding signal transducer and activator of transcription 4 isoform X5: protein MHVAVVISNCLREERRILAAANMPVQGPLEKSLQSSSVSEKQRKVEHKVAAIKNSVQMTEQDTKYLEDLQDEFDYRYKTIQMMDQGDKNNALMNQEVLTLQEMLNSLDFKRKEALGKMTQIVEETDALVSSALTEELRDWKRRQQIACIGGPLHSGLDQLQNCFTLLAESLFQLRRQLEKLEEQSTKMTYEGDPIPLQRAHLLERVTFLIYNLFKNSFVVERQPCMPTHPQRPMVLKTLIQFTVKLRLLIKLPELNYQVKVKASIDKNVSTLSNRRFVLCGTHVKAMSIEESSNGSLSVEFRHLQPKEMKSCAGGKGNEGCHMVTEELHSITFETQICLYGLTIDLETSSLPVVMISNVSQLPNAWASIIWYNVSTSDSQNLVFFNNPPSATLSQLLEVMSWQFSSYVGRGLNSDQLNMLAEKLTVQSSYNDGHLTWAKFCKEHLPGKSFTFWTWLEAILDLIKKHILPLWIDGYVMGFVSKEKERLLLKDKMPGTFLLRFSESHLGGITFTWVDHSENGEVRFHSVEPYNKGRLSALPFADILRDYKVIMAENIPENPLKYLYPDIPKDKAFGKHYSSQPCEVSRPTERGDKGYVPSVFIPISTIRSDSTEPRSPSDLLPMSPSVYAVLRENLSPTTIETAMKSPYSAE, encoded by the exons ATGCACGTAGCTGTGGTTATTTCAAACTGtttaagggaagagaggagaatcTTGGCTGCAGCCAATATGCCCGTTCAG GGTCCTCTGGAGAAATCCTTACAAAGTTCTTCAGTTTCAGAAAAGCAGAGGAAAGTGGAACACAAAGTGGCTGCCATTAAAAATAGTGTACAG aTGACAGAACAAGACACCAAGTATTTAGAAGACCTGCAAGATGAATTTGACTACAGGTACAAAACAATTCAGATGATGG ACCAGGGGGACAAGAACAACGCCCTCATGAATCAGGAAGTTTTGACCCTGCAAGAAATGCTTAACAGTCTCGACTTCAAGAGAAAG GAAGCGCTCgggaagatgacacaaatagtCGAGGAGACGGACGCGCTGGTGAGCAGCGCGCTGACGGAGGAGCTGCGGGACTGGAAGAGGCGGCAGCAGATCGCCTGCATCGGGGGGCCGCTGCACAGCGGGCTCGACCAGCTTCAGAACTG CTTTACACTGTTGGCAGAAAGTCTGTTCCAGCTCAGAAGGCAACTGGAGAAATTAGAGGAACAGTCGACTAAAATGACTTATGAAGGGGACCCCATTCCCTTGCAAAGAGCACATCTGCTAGAAAGAGTCACCTTCCTGATCTACAACCTTTTTAAGAA CTCATTTGTGGTTGAACGACAGCCGTGCATGCCAACCCACCCGCAGAGACCCATGGTGCTTAAAACTCTTATTCAGTTCACTGTAAAGCTAAG ACTACTAATAAAATTGCCAGAACTAAACTATCAGGTAAAGGTGAAAGCATCAATTGACAA GAACGTTTCAACTCTAAg CAATCGAAGATTTGTCCTTTGTGGAACTCATGTCAAAGCCATGTCCATCGAAGAATCTTCTAATGGGAGTCTCTCAGTAGAATTTCGACATTTG CAACCGAAGGAAATGAAGTCCTGTGCTGGAGGCAAAGGAAATGAG ggTTGTCACATGGTGACTGAAGAGCTTCATTCTATAACCTTCGAAACACAGATCTGCCTCTATGGCCTGACCATAGATTTGGAG accAGCTCGTTACCTGTGGTGATGATTTCCAATGTCAGTCAGTTACCTAATGCTTGGGCATCCATCATTTGGTACAATGTGTCAACCAGTGATTCGCAG AACTTGGTTTTCTTTAATAACCCTCCATCTGCCACTTTGAGTCAGCTCCTGGAAGTGATGAGCTGGCAGTTTTCATCGTATGTCGGCCGTGGCCTTAACTCAGATCAGCTCAATATGTTAGCAGAGAAACTTACAG tccagTCTAGCTACAATGATGGTCATCTCACCTGGGCCAAGTTCTGCAAG GAACACTTACCTGGTAAATCATTTACCTTTTGGACATGGCTTGAAGCAATATTAGATCTAATTAAGAAACACATTCTTCCTCTTTGGATAGATGG GTATGTCATGGGCTTTGTTAGCAAAGAGAAGGAGCGCCTCTTGTTAAAGGATAAAATGCCTGGAACCTTTTTGTTACGATTTAGCGAAAGCCACCTCGGAGGGATAACTTTCACCTGGGTCGACCATTCTGAAAATG gaGAAGTGCGATTCCACTCTGTGGAGCCCTACAACAAAGGCCGGTTGTCCGCTCTGCCGTTCGCCGACATCCTTCGAGACTACAAAGTTATTATGGCTGAAAACATTCCCGAAAACCCTCTGAAGTACCTTTATCCTGACATTCCCAAAGACAAAGCCTTCGGTAAACACTACAGCTCCCAGCCATGCGAAG tttcaaGACCAACAGAAAGGGGGGACAAAGGTTATGTTCCATCTGTTTTTATACCCATCTCAACAAT CCGAAGTGATTCAACTGAACCACGTTCTCCATCAGATCTTCTTCCCATGTCTCCAAGCGTCTACGCCGTGCTGAGAGAAAACCTGAGTCCCACAACAATCGAAACTGCA ATGAAGTCTCCGTATTCTGCTGAATGA